From the genome of Miscanthus floridulus cultivar M001 chromosome 10, ASM1932011v1, whole genome shotgun sequence, one region includes:
- the LOC136485663 gene encoding ergosterol biosynthetic protein 28-like, giving the protein MAGPLKKRGMPALGWWLMAVGTFRSAFTWSCFFGSSSLCSATFSEIQVSSVHGRTVAVWTLLSCTLCFLCAFNLHSKPLYLATFLSFVYAIGYLSVECVVYHAISVASLVPFTFIAGTSMVWMLLQWNSDGHGPSLRGATSKQP; this is encoded by the exons atggccggccccTTGAAGAAGCGCGGCATGCCGGCACTGGGGTGGTGGCTCATGGCTGTCGGCACCTTCCGCTCTGCCTTCACCTGGTCGTGCTTCTTCGGCTCCTCGTCGCTCTGCTCGGCCACCTTCTCCGAGATACAGG TGAGCAGCGTACATGGGCGCACGGTTGCGGTGTGGACGCTGCTGTCGTGCACGCTCTGCTTCCTGTGCGCCTTCAACCTCCACAGCAAGCCACTGTACCTAGCCACCTTCCTGTCCTTCGTCTACGCCATCGGCTACCTGAGCGTCGAGTGCGTGGTGTACCACGCCATCAGTGTAGCTAGTCTCGTCCCGTTCACCTTCATCGCAG GGACATCCATGGTCTGGATGCTACTTCAGTGGAACTCGGATGGCCATGGCCCCAGTCTGCGTGGGGCAACTTCCAAGCAGCCCTGA